One Prosthecobacter vanneervenii genomic window carries:
- a CDS encoding EF-hand domain-containing protein has translation MKVITSLLAILALSAVTSFAADGDAPKKPEGDKGKPKMTPEQMFTKKDADKDGKLSKEEFLKGAKDAAKAEAAFTAKDKDKDGSLSKEEFTAAPKKKKAA, from the coding sequence ATGAAAGTTATCACCTCTCTCCTCGCCATCCTGGCCCTCTCCGCAGTCACCTCCTTCGCCGCAGATGGCGATGCCCCCAAGAAGCCGGAAGGTGACAAGGGCAAGCCCAAGATGACTCCAGAGCAGATGTTCACCAAGAAGGACGCCGACAAGGACGGCAAGCTCAGCAAGGAAGAATTCCTGAAGGGCGCCAAAGACGCCGCCAAGGCCGAAGCAGCCTTCACCGCGAAGGACAAGGACAAAGACGGCTCTCTTTCCAAGGAGGAATTCACCGCCGCTCCCAAGAAGAAGAAAGCAGCCTGA
- a CDS encoding EF-hand domain-containing protein — MKAITSILAILALSAVTSFAADGDAPKKPEGDKGKPKMNPEELLKKLDTDKDGKVSKAEWLASPQAKKDEAKATERFGKFDKNSDGFLTVEELTPKKKKDA; from the coding sequence ATGAAAGCTATCACATCCATCCTCGCCATCCTGGCACTCTCCGCAGTCACCTCCTTCGCCGCTGATGGCGATGCCCCCAAGAAGCCGGAAGGCGACAAGGGCAAGCCCAAGATGAACCCGGAAGAACTGCTGAAGAAGTTGGACACCGACAAGGACGGCAAAGTCTCCAAAGCCGAGTGGCTGGCATCTCCGCAGGCCAAGAAGGACGAAGCCAAGGCCACCGAGCGCTTTGGCAAGTTTGACAAAAACAGCGACGGCTTCCTGACTGTGGAGGAACTGACCCCAAAGAAGAAGAAAGACGCCTGA